A region from the Hydra vulgaris chromosome 08, alternate assembly HydraT2T_AEP genome encodes:
- the LOC136083516 gene encoding uncharacterized protein LOC136083516: MKDIVIKIADKGSNLIVMDSTYYSDKLVYQDHLSSSITYEKTNLNFDKLVFKNLLKMIDKHKCLTQNEIDYITKFEWKSSIFYVIPKIHKCKEIIKKVQESNSLVIEMQPPIDLKGRPIIAGIDSPRSHLSQFLHVILSPMVRKQKTYIKDDWDFLKIPRKVELDSIILTCDIVNLYTTIPHNLGLEALKFWVEKHKILIPERITTNFIIESASFILKNNNFLFDNQLFHQITGTAMGTDFAPDYACLSIGFLEETILFPKILPRLFSNDEVHTIEQFYFRYVDDGFNIWPKHLDINKFKLSLAELNNSITFTIDYGIELVEKENIYNIINFIDISVIFQNNKYIKTDIFYKKTNTHDYLNFNSHHPYHTKKNIPYSLAKRIIVFTSDYITENLRLAELKLWLKECNYPDIVIEKAFHNAKLKGPAQ; this comes from the coding sequence ATGAAAGacattgttattaaaatagctGATAAAGGTAGCAATTTAATTGTGATGGACTCTACATATTACAGCGATAAGCTTGTTTATCAAGATCATCTATCATCTTCAATCACGtatgaaaaaacaaacttaaactttGATAAACtagttttcaaaaatcttttaaaaatgattgatAAACATAAATGCTTAACACAAAACGAGATAGACTACATTACAAAATTTGAATGGAAATCAAGCATATTTTATGTAATTCCCAAAATTCACAAATGTaaagaaataatcaaaaaagttcAAGAGTCTAATTCTCTAGTTATTGAAATGCAACCACCAATCGATTTAAAGGGTCGACCTATTATTGCAGGAATTGACTCACCTAGATCACACTTAAGCCAATTTCTACACGTAATTCTATCTCCTATGGTACGGAagcaaaaaacttatataaaagaTGATTGGGACTTCTTAAAAATTCCTAGAAAAGTAGAGCTAGATAGTATTATACTAACATGTGACATTGTTAACCTTTACACTACAATTCCCCACAACCTTGGTTTAGAAGCATTAAAATTTTGggttgaaaaacataaaattctaaTACCTGAACGAATTACTACCAATTTCATTATAGAATCagcatcatttattttaaaaaacaataatttccTCTTTGATAATCAATTATTTCACCAAATCACAGGTACAGCCATGGGTACAGACTTTGCACCAGACTATGCATGTCTTTCGATAGGTTTCTTAGAAGAAACAATACTTTTTCCAAAAATTCTACCAAGACTTTTTTCGAATGACGAGGTTCATACTATTGAACAGTTCTACTTTAGATATGTTGATGATGGTTTTAACATATGGCCTAAACACttagatataaacaaatttaaattgtcaCTCGCCGAATTAAACAATTCAATTACCTTCACAATTGACTATGGCATTGAAttagttgaaaaagaaaatatttataatataattaattttatagacatttctgttatttttcaaaataacaaatatatcaaaactgacatattttataaaaaaacaaacacacacgattatcttaattttaacaGTCATCATCCTTACCACACCAAAAAGAACATCCCTTATAGTCTTGCAAAAAGAATAATTGTATTTACATCTGATTATATCACCGAAAACCTGCGTTTAGCAGAGCTTAAATTATGGCTGAAAGAATGTAATTATCCAgatattgttattgaaaaagcATTTCATAATGCAAAACTAAAAGGACCAGCTCAATAA